One Rhinoraja longicauda isolate Sanriku21f chromosome 18, sRhiLon1.1, whole genome shotgun sequence DNA segment encodes these proteins:
- the LOC144602087 gene encoding transmembrane protein 216-like isoform X2, which produces MLFLYLGVEIIRIFFGSKGNLSQRKVPLTISLVLLGPSTIMAIYYLIMQTYVLRLELIINAILLVFYVLELVLYIVGLMSFSSIITAD; this is translated from the exons ATGCTGTTTTTATACCTCGGGGTTGAAATAATAAGGATATTCTTTG GTTCCAAGGGGAATCTGTCTCAACGCAAGGTGCCTCTCACTATTAGCCTGGTGCTTCTTGGGCCATCTACAATAATGGCAATTTACTATCTGATAATGCAGACCTATGTTCTAAGGCTGGAACTGATCATCAATGCAATATTGTTGGTGTTTTATGTCCTTGAATTGGTTCTGTACATCGTGGGCTTGATGAGTTTCTCAAG TATAATCACCGCTGACTGA
- the LOC144602292 gene encoding transmembrane protein 80-like isoform X2, with translation MVLMKVNSAVVLSSIPLQMVYYFNIFYYIFYFLVTFFMIIYKSQVFSFPDGNLALDLVLLILMGILEVTRLYHGFKGNLTEEAVPVVTNLVLTIGSMLLSLYFLLWQTYVLKADVIINAILLVIYGLEEVLDIIAVSSFARIYM, from the exons ATGGTGTTGATGAAAG TGAATTCTGCTGTTGTT CTTTCCTCCATCCCTCTACAGATGGTTTACTATTTCAATatattttattacattttttACTTTCTTGTCACTTTCTTCATGATTATCTACAAAa gtcaggtttTTAGTTTCCCAGATGGTAATCTGGCTCTTGATTTGGTTCTTCTGATTCTCATGGGAATTCTAGAAGTAACAAGGTTATATCATG GTTTTAAAGGGAACCTGACTGAAGAAGCAGTTCCAGTAGTAACTAACCTAGTTCTGACAATTGGAAGTATGTTACTTTCCTTGTACTTCTTATTGTGGCAGACATATGTACTGAAAGCAGATGTAATAATTAATGCAATCCTTCTGGTAATCTATGGACTAGAGGAAGTACTGGACATAATTGCGGTTTCATCTTTTGCCAG GATCTACATGTGA
- the LOC144602292 gene encoding transmembrane protein 80-like isoform X3, with the protein MVLMKVNSAVVLSSIPLQMVYYFNIFYYIFYFLVTFFMIIYKSQVFSFPDGNLALDLVLLILMGILEVTRLYHGFKGNLTEEAVPVVTNLVLTIGSMLLSLYFLLWQTYVLKADVIINAILLVIYGLEEVLDIIAVSSFAR; encoded by the exons ATGGTGTTGATGAAAG TGAATTCTGCTGTTGTT CTTTCCTCCATCCCTCTACAGATGGTTTACTATTTCAATatattttattacattttttACTTTCTTGTCACTTTCTTCATGATTATCTACAAAa gtcaggtttTTAGTTTCCCAGATGGTAATCTGGCTCTTGATTTGGTTCTTCTGATTCTCATGGGAATTCTAGAAGTAACAAGGTTATATCATG GTTTTAAAGGGAACCTGACTGAAGAAGCAGTTCCAGTAGTAACTAACCTAGTTCTGACAATTGGAAGTATGTTACTTTCCTTGTACTTCTTATTGTGGCAGACATATGTACTGAAAGCAGATGTAATAATTAATGCAATCCTTCTGGTAATCTATGGACTAGAGGAAGTACTGGACATAATTGCGGTTTCATCTTTTGCCAGGTAA
- the LOC144602292 gene encoding transmembrane protein 80-like isoform X1 has translation MVLMKVNSAVVLSSIPLQMVYYFNIFYYIFYFLVTFFMIIYKSQVFSFPDGNLALDLVLLILMGILEVTRLYHGFKGNLTEEAVPVVTNLVLTIGRSTCDVTGRTQHSFVASKRIRKPLRLLLCLFSFNIRRCHSLSCRNPQNFSAERQCHPFSVVLIGNEVERNMNLHPKSYAL, from the exons ATGGTGTTGATGAAAG TGAATTCTGCTGTTGTT CTTTCCTCCATCCCTCTACAGATGGTTTACTATTTCAATatattttattacattttttACTTTCTTGTCACTTTCTTCATGATTATCTACAAAa gtcaggtttTTAGTTTCCCAGATGGTAATCTGGCTCTTGATTTGGTTCTTCTGATTCTCATGGGAATTCTAGAAGTAACAAGGTTATATCATG GTTTTAAAGGGAACCTGACTGAAGAAGCAGTTCCAGTAGTAACTAACCTAGTTCTGACAATTGGAA GATCTACATGTGACGTGACTGGACGGACGCAGCATTCATTTG TCGCTTCCAAGAGGATCCGCAAACCACTGAGGCTGCTGCTTTGCCTCTTTTCATTCAACATCAGGAGGTGCCACAGTTTATCCTGCAGAAACCCACAAAACTTCTCTGCTGAGAGACAATGTCATCCATTCAGTGTCGTTCTGATTGGAAATGAAGTGGAAAGGAACATGAACCTGCATCCTAAATCTTACGCTCTGTAA
- the sdhaf2 gene encoding succinate dehydrogenase assembly factor 2, mitochondrial encodes MSILRNAWCLTRERVSRAIFGAYPLRSYRGDTSDDMTDIKRIPLPPWEERTNEPLDTKRARLLYESRKRGMLENCILLSFFAKKYLNEMTEKQLSLYDKLINQPTNDWDIYYWMTETKPTPPEFDNEIMTLLKEFTKNRNMEHRAGQPALDYLFEDKK; translated from the exons ATGTCGATACTTAGGAAT GCTTGGTGCCTGACCAGAGAAAGGGTTTCAAGGGCCATATTTGGCGCTTACCCTCTGCGATCATATCGTGGTGATACCTCTGATGATATGACAGATATCAAACGGATACCACTACCTCCATGGGAAGAACGAACCAATGAGCCACTGGACACGAAGCGAGCACGTCTGCTATATGAGAGCCGTAAACGTGGAATGTTAGAGAATTGCATCTTACTGAG TTTCTTTGCAAAAAAGTATCTGAATGAAATGACTGAGAAGCAGCTAAGTTTGTACGATAAACTgatcaatcaaccaaccaacgACTGGGACATTTACTACTGGATGACAG AAACAAAGCCTACTCCTCCTGAATTTGATAATGAGATAATGACTTTGCTGAAGGAATTTACCAAAAATCGTAACATGGAGCATAGAGCCGGGCAGCCGGCTCTCGACTACCTCTTTGAAgacaaaaaataa